One Pseudomonas sp. AN-1 genomic region harbors:
- a CDS encoding helix-turn-helix domain-containing protein produces the protein MNPTPAAHAAPAFRPAMPAILDPADLLTPEQAAQLLGLSDRTLATWRSTGRHGLPYIRVGGRIRYSKAALTAWFQSRQRTSTASPAQGAA, from the coding sequence ATGAACCCCACCCCTGCCGCCCACGCGGCGCCCGCCTTCCGCCCGGCTATGCCGGCCATTCTCGACCCTGCCGATCTGCTGACGCCCGAACAGGCCGCCCAACTGCTCGGGCTGTCTGACCGCACCTTGGCCACCTGGCGCAGCACCGGCCGCCATGGCCTCCCGTACATTCGCGTAGGGGGCCGCATCCGCTACAGCAAGGCCGCGTTGACTGCCTGGTTTCAGTCGCGCCAGCGCACCAGCACCGCCAGCCCGGCACAGGGGGCGGCCTGA
- a CDS encoding tyrosine-type recombinase/integrase, translating into MKRADIKRRPLADTTLASLEPEASTYRELDGAGLYFRVKPNGQKSWELRYKKPDGKWSWLGLGGYPEVGGALARQKAAELRADQAAGKNPMASRQARKAAELAATNSTFEALAREWHSSRLASWDPGTAKRILGALELHVFPTFGKRAFAEITTMEWLELLRGMERKGILEQLSRVRAYCKDAYDLARVTGRASYNPLEGLHKFIQAPTADNYAHVSLDELPALLRAIRAYPHAHDVRLGLHLLSLLAVRPSELREAEWSEFDFERQLWTIPEQRKGRKGGREHLVPLPRQAVEALEELRTITGAYPLLFPGRSDRTKPRSDTVFLMALRRLGYEGRQTGHGFRHLASTILNEHGFDADHIEAQLSHKAPGVRGIYNKAKYLEQRRTMVQWYADHLDKLAAGNVVQGQFGRVV; encoded by the coding sequence ATGAAGCGAGCAGACATCAAGCGCCGCCCGCTGGCGGATACCACCCTGGCCAGCCTCGAACCCGAGGCCAGCACCTACCGGGAGCTGGACGGCGCCGGCCTGTACTTCCGGGTAAAGCCCAACGGGCAAAAGTCCTGGGAACTCCGCTACAAGAAACCGGACGGCAAGTGGTCCTGGCTGGGGCTGGGCGGGTATCCCGAGGTTGGCGGCGCCCTCGCCCGCCAGAAGGCCGCAGAGCTGCGCGCCGATCAGGCTGCAGGCAAGAACCCCATGGCGAGCAGGCAGGCCCGCAAGGCCGCCGAGCTGGCTGCCACCAACAGCACGTTCGAGGCCCTGGCGAGGGAGTGGCACAGCTCCCGCCTGGCCAGTTGGGACCCCGGCACGGCAAAGCGCATCCTCGGCGCACTGGAGCTGCACGTGTTCCCCACCTTCGGGAAGCGGGCCTTCGCCGAGATCACCACCATGGAATGGTTGGAACTGCTGCGCGGGATGGAGCGCAAAGGCATCCTCGAACAACTGAGCAGGGTCCGAGCCTACTGCAAGGATGCCTACGACCTGGCCCGAGTGACCGGCCGCGCCAGCTACAACCCGCTGGAAGGGCTGCACAAGTTCATCCAAGCCCCGACCGCCGACAACTACGCCCACGTCTCCCTCGATGAGCTGCCGGCCCTGCTGCGCGCCATCCGGGCCTATCCCCATGCCCATGATGTGCGCCTCGGGCTTCACCTGCTGTCCCTGCTGGCCGTCCGCCCGTCCGAGCTGCGCGAAGCCGAGTGGTCGGAATTCGACTTCGAGCGCCAGCTATGGACCATCCCCGAGCAGCGCAAGGGCCGCAAGGGTGGCCGCGAACACCTGGTGCCGCTCCCTCGCCAAGCCGTCGAGGCACTGGAGGAGCTGCGCACCATCACCGGAGCCTATCCCCTGCTGTTCCCTGGGCGCAGCGACCGCACCAAGCCCCGCAGCGACACCGTATTCCTGATGGCCTTGCGCCGCCTCGGCTACGAAGGCCGGCAGACCGGCCACGGCTTCCGCCACCTGGCCAGCACCATCCTCAACGAACACGGCTTCGACGCTGACCACATCGAGGCCCAGTTGAGTCACAAGGCCCCCGGCGTGCGCGGCATCTACAACAAGGCCAAGTACCTGGAGCAGCGCCGCACCATGGTGCAGTGGTACGCCGACCACCTGGACAAACTCGCCGCCGGCAACGTGGTGCAAGGCCAGTTCGGCAGGGTGGTTTGA
- a CDS encoding ABC transporter permease, with the protein MIELLQQYGLAFLWNDGYNLSGLAMTLWLLVASIGLGFVLALPLAIARVSRNRLLRWPVQFYTWLFRGTPLYIQLLICYTGLYSLEAVRSQPLLDAFFREAINCTILAFALNTCAYTVEIFAGAIRNIPHGEIEAARAYGLTGWRLYLHLIIPSALRRALPYYGNEVILMLHATSLAFTATVPDILKVARDANAATFMTFQAFGIAALLYMLLSFLLVGLFRLAERHWMTFLGPTRGNS; encoded by the coding sequence ATGATCGAGCTGCTGCAACAGTACGGCCTGGCCTTCCTGTGGAACGACGGCTACAACCTCTCCGGCCTGGCCATGACCCTCTGGCTGCTGGTCGCCTCCATCGGCCTGGGCTTCGTCCTCGCCCTGCCGCTGGCCATCGCCCGCGTGTCGCGCAACCGCCTGCTGCGCTGGCCGGTGCAGTTCTACACCTGGCTGTTCCGCGGCACGCCGCTGTATATCCAGCTGCTGATCTGCTACACCGGCCTGTACAGCCTGGAGGCGGTGCGTTCCCAGCCGCTGCTGGACGCCTTCTTCCGCGAGGCGATCAACTGCACCATCCTGGCCTTCGCGCTGAACACCTGCGCCTACACGGTGGAGATCTTCGCCGGGGCGATCCGCAACATTCCCCACGGCGAGATCGAGGCCGCCCGCGCCTACGGCCTCACCGGCTGGCGCCTGTACCTGCACCTGATCATCCCCTCGGCGCTGCGCCGCGCCCTGCCCTACTACGGCAACGAGGTGATCCTCATGCTGCACGCCACCTCGCTGGCGTTCACCGCCACCGTGCCGGACATCCTCAAGGTCGCCCGCGACGCCAACGCCGCCACCTTCATGACCTTCCAGGCCTTCGGCATCGCCGCCCTGCTCTACATGCTGCTGTCCTTCCTGCTGGTCGGCCTGTTCCGTCTCGCCGAACGCCACTGGATGACCTTTCTCGGCCCAACCCGGGGTAACTCGTGA
- a CDS encoding ABC transporter ATP-binding protein yields the protein MHKLQVADLHKRYGDNEVLKGVSLDARSGDVISLIGTSGSGKSTMLRCINFLEQPDSGSITLDGQTIAMRQGRNGSSVADKAQLQSLRTRLAMVFQHFNLWSHLSVLDNITMAPRQVLGVPAREAEERARAYLDKVGLPARVAGQYPAFLSGGQQQRVAIARALAMEPEIILFDEPTSALDPELVGEVLKVIQTLAEEGRTMIMVTHEMGFARQVSSQVLFLHQGRVEEQGSAQILDHPASERLQQFLSNRLK from the coding sequence CTGCACAAGCTGCAGGTGGCCGACCTGCACAAGCGCTACGGCGACAACGAGGTGCTCAAGGGCGTCTCGCTCGACGCCCGCAGCGGCGACGTGATCAGCCTGATCGGCACCAGCGGCTCGGGCAAGAGCACCATGCTGCGCTGCATCAACTTCCTCGAGCAGCCCGACTCCGGCAGCATCACCCTCGACGGCCAGACCATCGCCATGCGCCAGGGGCGCAACGGCAGCAGCGTCGCCGACAAGGCCCAGCTGCAGAGCCTGCGCACCCGCCTGGCCATGGTGTTCCAGCACTTCAACCTGTGGAGCCACCTGAGCGTGCTGGACAACATCACCATGGCGCCGCGCCAGGTGCTCGGCGTCCCGGCCCGCGAGGCCGAGGAGCGCGCCCGCGCCTATCTGGACAAGGTCGGCCTGCCGGCGCGGGTCGCCGGGCAGTACCCGGCCTTCCTCTCCGGTGGCCAGCAGCAGCGCGTGGCCATCGCCCGCGCGCTGGCCATGGAGCCGGAGATCATCCTGTTCGACGAGCCGACCTCGGCCCTCGACCCGGAACTGGTTGGCGAAGTGCTCAAGGTGATCCAGACTCTCGCCGAGGAGGGTCGCACCATGATCATGGTCACCCACGAGATGGGCTTCGCCCGCCAGGTCTCCAGCCAGGTGCTGTTCCTCCACCAGGGCCGCGTCGAGGAGCAGGGCAGCGCCCAGATCCTCGACCACCCGGCCAGCGAACGCCTGCAACAGTTCCTCTCCAACCGGTTGAAGTGA
- a CDS encoding Lrp/AsnC family transcriptional regulator, with protein MPDASPDHNLPLDRIDQAIIEVLRHNGRITYQKLSELVHLTPRPCLERVRKLERMGVILGYGAIVDLQQVSPGLSLLVLVALSNQSGRAAQKAFEACMRACPQVLECRLISGTFDYSLRMRCRDMEHYRVLTEAWLDNPELHIDKLVAHPELATVKNPAPMPG; from the coding sequence ATGCCCGACGCCAGCCCAGACCACAACCTGCCCCTCGACCGCATCGACCAGGCGATCATCGAGGTGCTGCGCCACAACGGGCGGATCACCTACCAGAAGCTCTCCGAGCTGGTGCACCTGACCCCGCGGCCCTGCCTCGAGCGGGTGCGCAAGCTGGAGCGCATGGGGGTGATCCTCGGCTACGGCGCCATCGTCGACCTGCAGCAGGTCTCCCCCGGCCTGTCGCTGCTGGTGCTGGTGGCGCTGTCCAACCAGAGCGGGCGCGCCGCGCAGAAGGCCTTCGAGGCCTGCATGCGCGCCTGCCCGCAGGTGCTCGAGTGCCGCCTGATCAGCGGCACCTTCGACTACAGCCTGCGCATGCGCTGCCGCGACATGGAGCACTACCGGGTACTGACCGAGGCCTGGCTGGACAATCCCGAGCTGCACATCGACAAGCTGGTCGCCCACCCCGAGCTGGCCACGGTGAAGAACCCCGCGCCCATGCCGGGCTGA
- a CDS encoding ABC transporter substrate-binding protein, translating to MKKFCTLVAAVVLPLSAGLAQAKEWKEIRFGVFPDYPPFESVAADGSLKGFDIELGNAICAKLEVKCTWVTNDFDGLIPALRARKFDGIMSSMAVTPAREKQIDFSDKLFLSPTSVVTRKDAGFGETPESLAGKQVGVLQGSIQEVYARAKLAPAGAQIKAYQSMDQNYADLANGRLDAIVTDKLEAELNFLSLPKGQAFHSGPAILDPGLPSVIAIGLRKNDAELKALLNKGIAALHADGTYKAIERKYFGPQDIYHE from the coding sequence ATGAAAAAATTCTGCACGCTGGTAGCCGCAGTCGTCCTCCCCCTGTCCGCCGGACTGGCCCAGGCCAAGGAGTGGAAGGAAATCCGCTTCGGGGTATTCCCCGACTATCCGCCCTTCGAGTCGGTGGCCGCCGACGGCAGCCTCAAGGGCTTCGACATCGAGCTGGGCAACGCCATCTGCGCCAAGCTGGAGGTCAAGTGCACCTGGGTGACCAATGACTTCGACGGCCTGATCCCCGCCCTGCGCGCCCGCAAGTTCGACGGCATCATGTCGTCGATGGCCGTCACCCCGGCCCGCGAGAAGCAGATCGACTTCTCCGACAAGCTGTTCCTCAGCCCCACCTCGGTGGTCACCCGCAAGGACGCCGGCTTCGGCGAAACCCCGGAATCGCTGGCGGGCAAGCAGGTCGGCGTGCTGCAGGGCTCCATCCAGGAAGTCTACGCCCGCGCCAAGCTGGCCCCGGCCGGCGCGCAGATCAAGGCCTACCAGTCGATGGACCAGAACTACGCCGACCTGGCCAACGGCCGCCTCGACGCCATCGTCACCGACAAGCTGGAAGCCGAGCTGAACTTCCTCTCCCTGCCCAAGGGCCAGGCCTTCCACAGCGGCCCGGCGATCCTCGATCCGGGCCTGCCCTCGGTGATCGCCATCGGCCTGCGCAAGAACGACGCCGAGCTGAAGGCGCTGCTCAACAAGGGCATCGCCGCCCTGCACGCCGACGGCACCTACAAGGCAATCGAGCGCAAGTACTTCGGTCCGCAGGACATCTACCACGAGTAA
- a CDS encoding ABC transporter permease, with amino-acid sequence MVNDLLLSLGLPVLDLHGFGPLLLQGTWMTLKLAALSLLLSVALGLLGASAKLAPLRWLRLLATGYTTLIRGVPDLVLILLIFYSLQTWLNELTDALGWDYIEIDPFSAGVATLGFIYGAYFTETFRGAILSVPRGQLEAATAYGLGALKRFRLVLFPQMMRFALPGLGNNWLVLLKATALVSIIGLSDLVKAVQNAGKSSGEPFQFLIIAGLVYLLITSLSNLVFRRLERHYNTGIKELAP; translated from the coding sequence ATCGTGAATGACCTCCTGCTCTCCCTCGGCCTGCCGGTCCTCGACCTGCACGGCTTCGGCCCCCTGTTGCTGCAGGGCACCTGGATGACGCTGAAACTGGCGGCGCTGTCGCTGCTGCTCAGCGTGGCCCTCGGCCTGCTCGGCGCCAGCGCCAAGCTCGCCCCGCTGCGCTGGCTGCGCCTGCTGGCCACCGGCTACACCACGCTGATCCGCGGCGTGCCCGACCTGGTGCTGATCCTGCTGATCTTCTACAGCCTGCAGACCTGGCTCAACGAGCTGACCGACGCGCTGGGCTGGGACTACATCGAGATCGACCCGTTCAGCGCCGGCGTGGCCACCCTCGGCTTCATCTACGGCGCCTACTTCACCGAGACCTTCCGCGGCGCCATCCTCAGCGTGCCGCGCGGCCAGCTGGAGGCGGCCACCGCCTACGGCCTCGGCGCGCTCAAGCGCTTCCGCCTGGTGCTGTTCCCGCAGATGATGCGCTTCGCCCTGCCGGGCCTGGGCAACAACTGGCTGGTGCTGCTCAAGGCCACCGCGCTGGTGTCGATCATCGGCCTCTCCGACCTGGTCAAGGCGGTGCAGAACGCCGGCAAGAGCAGCGGCGAGCCGTTCCAGTTCCTGATCATCGCCGGCCTGGTCTACCTGCTGATCACCAGCCTGTCCAACCTGGTGTTCCGCCGCCTGGAGCGCCACTACAACACCGGCATCAAGGAGCTGGCGCCATGA